In a single window of the Jaculus jaculus isolate mJacJac1 chromosome 9, mJacJac1.mat.Y.cur, whole genome shotgun sequence genome:
- the Sez6 gene encoding seizure protein 6 homolog isoform X3: MRTAALLLLPSLLALLAHGLSSEAPTMGEGPAPGVKETDRELTAAPTPEQPDRGVHFVTTAPTLKLLNHHPLLEEFLQEGPERGEGQLRPALPFQPDPPTPFTASPLPRRANQDNRPVFTSPTPAVAAVPTQPRPREGPWSLESEAPGLRSTAPLPPGPVMAVPTPRPGDRPSTTPPSQAWTPTQEGPGDMGKPWLPKGVSQATGHGIEGTVATSTASGDDEETTTTSTIVTTTITTVQPPGPCSWNFSGPEGFLNSLMTPGSPSDVGLDCFYYISVYPGYGVEIKVQNISLQEGETLIVEGLGGPDPLPLANQSFLLRGQVIRSPTHQAALRFQSLPPPAGPGTFHFHYQAYLLSCRFPRRPPYGDVTVTSLHPGGSARFYCATGYQLRGARFLTCLNATQPFWDSKEPVCIAACGGVIRNATTGRIVSPGFPGNYSNNLTCHWLLEAPESQRLHLHFEKVSLAEDDDRLIIRNGDNVEAPPVYDSYEVEYLPIEGLLSSGRHFFVELSTDSSGAAAGMALRYEAFQQGHCYEPFVKYGNFSSSAPSYPVGATVEFSCDPGYTLEQGSIIIECVDPHDPQWNETEPACRAVCSGEITDSAGVVLSPNWPEPYGRGQDCIWGVHVEEDKRIMLDIRVLRIGPGDVLTFYDGDDLTARVLGQYSGPRGHFKLFTSMADVTIQFQSDPGTSVIGYQQGFVIHFFEVPRNDTCPELPEIPNGWKSPSQPELVHGTVVTYQCYPGYQVVGSSVLMCQWDLSWSEDLPSCQRVTSCHDPGDVEHSRRLVSNPKFPVAATVQYICDQGFVLTGSAILTCHDRQAGSPKWSDRAPKCLLEQLKPCHGLSAPENGARSPEKRLHPAGATIHFSCAPGYELKGQTSIKCVPGHPSHWSDPPPICRAVAKAPATSSALDATHMAAAIFLPLVAMVLLVGGVYLYFSRLQGKSPLQLPRTRPRPYNRITVESAFDNPTYETGEMREYEVSI, encoded by the exons GACTGTCCTCAGAGGCCCCAACCATGGGAGAAGGGCCAGCCCCAGGCGTCAAGGAGACGGATAGAGAGCTCACTGCAGCCCCCACTCCTGAGCAGCCAGACCGAGGCGTGCACTTCGTCACCACAGCCCCTACCCTGAAACTGCTCAATCACCACCCGCTGCTGGAGGAATTCCTTCAAGAGGGACCCGAGAGGGGTGAGGGGCAACTGAGGCCGGCCCTGCCCTTTCAGCCTGACCCGCCTACGCCTTTCACTGCAAGCCCCCTTCCCCGCCGGGCCAACCAGGACAACCGTCCAGTCTTTACCAGCCCGACCCCGGCGGTGGCTGCAGTACCCACGCAGCCTCGGCCCAGGGAGGGACCTTGGAGTCTGGAATCAGAGGCCCCTGGGCTTCGTAGCACAGCTCCTCTCCCTCCCGGACCCGTGATGGCAGTACCCACCCCGCGCCCAGGGGACAGGCCCAGTACTACACCCCCCAGCCAAGCATGGACTCCAACCCAAGAGGGTCCTGGAGACATGGGCAAGCCGTGGCTTCCAAAGGGCGTATCTCAGGCCACAGGGCATGGGATTGAAGGGACCGTCGCCACCTCCACAGCTTCTGGGGACGATGAGGagaccaccaccacctccaccattgttaccaccaccatcaccacagtCCAGccaccag gcCCCTGTAGCTGGAATTTCTCAGGCCCAGAAGGCTTTCTGAACTCTCTTATGACCCCCGGCTCACCCTCTGATGTCGGCCTGGACTGTTTCTACTACATCTCTGTTTACCCTGGCTACGGCGTGGAGATCAAG GTCCAGAACATCAGCCTCCAGGAAGGGGAGACCCTAAttgtggagggcctgggggggCCTGACCCACTGCCCTTGGCCAACCAATCTTTTTTGCTGAGGGGCCAAGTCATCCGAAGCCCCACCCACCAAGCAGCCCTGAGGTTCCAGAGCCTTCCACCCCCTGCTGGGCCTGGCACTTTCCATTTCCACTACCAAG CCTATCTCCTGAGCTGCCGCTTTCCTCGACGTCCACCTTATGGAGATGTGACTGTCACCAGCCTCCACCCAGGAGGCAGTGCTCGCTTCTACTGTGCCACTGGCTACCAGCTGAGGGGTGCCAGGTTCCTCACCTGCCTCAATGCTACTCAGCCTTTCTGGGACTCCAAGGAACCTGTCTGCATTG CTGCCTGCGGCGGAGTGATCCGCAATGCCACCACTGGCCGCATCGTATCGCCGGGTTTCCCCGGCAACTACAGCAACAACCTCACCTGCCACTGGCTGCTGGAGGCTCCTGAGAGCCAACGCTTGCACTTGCACTTTGAGAAGGTCTCCCTGGCAGAGGATGATGACAG GCTTATCATCCGTAATGGAGACAACGTGGAAGCCCCGCCTGTGTATGACTCCTACGAGGTGGAATACTTGCCCATTGAGGGCCTGCTCAGCTCCGGCAGACACTTCTTTGTGGAGCTCAGTACTGATAGCAGCGGGGCAGCAGCGGGCATGGCTCTACGCTATGAGG CCTTCCAGCAGGGCCACTGCTATGAGCCCTTCGTCAAATACGGCAACTTCAGCAGCAGCGCTCCCTCCTACCCTGTGGGCGCCACTGTGGAGTTCAGCTGCGACCCTGGCTACACCCTGGAACAGGGTTCCATCATCATTGAGTGCGTTGACCCGCATGACCCCCAGTGGAACGAGACAGAGCCAGCCTGCCGAG CTGTGTGCAGCGGGGAGATCACAGACTCCGCGGGTGTGGTGCTGTCTCCAAACTGGCCGGAGCCTTACGGCAGAGGGCAGGACTGCATCTGGGGGGTGCACGTGGAGGAGGACAAGCGCATTATGTTGGACATTCGAGT GCTACGCATAGGGCCTGGAGATGTACTGACCTTCTACGATGGGGATGACTTGACAGCCCGGGTCCTGGGCCAGTACTCAGGGCCCCGCGGCCACTTCAAGCTCTTTACCTCCATGGCTGATGTCACCATCCAGTTCCAGTCAGATCCTGGGACTTCAGTGATAGGCTACCAGCAGGGATTTGTCATCCACTTCTTTG AGGTGCCCCGCAATGACACGTGTCCGGAGCTGCCTGAGATCCCCAATGGCTGGAAGAGCCCGTCACAGCCTGAGCTGGTACACGGCACTGTGGTCACTTATCAATGCTACCCTGGATACCAGGTGGTGGGATCCAGTGTACTCATGTGCCAGTGGGACCTAAGCTGGAGTGAGGACCTGCCCTCGTGCCAGAGGG TGACATCATGCCACGACCCAGGGGACGTAGAACACAGCCGACGTCTGGTATCCAATCCTAAATTTCCTGTGGCGGCCACTGTCCAGTACATCTGCGACCAGGGTTTTGTGCTGACAGGCAGTGCCATCCTCACCTGCCATGACCGCCAAGCTGGTAGCCCCAAGTGGAGCGACCGGGCCCCAAAATGTCTCT TGGAACAACTCAAGCCATGCCATGGCCTCAGTGCCCCTGAGAATGGTGCCCGCAGTCCTGAGAAGCGGCTACACCCGGCAGGGGCTACCATCCACTTCTCCTGTGCCCCTGGTTATGAGCTTAAGGGCCAGACCAGCATCAAGTGTGTGCCTGGCCACCCCTCACACTGGAGTGACCCTCCACCCATATGTAGGGCTG TTGCCAAGGCACCTGCCACCTCCAGCGCCTTGGATGCTACCCACATGGCAGCTGCCATTTTTCTGCCCCTGGTGGCCATGGTGCTGCTGGTGGGAGGCGTGTACCTTTACTTCTCTAG GCTCCAGGGAAAAAGTCCCCTACAGCTACCCCGAACACGTCCTCGCCCCTATAATCGCATCACAGTGGAGTCAGCATTTGATAATCCAACTTATGAGACTGGA GAGATGAGAGAATATGAAGTCTCCATCTAG
- the Sez6 gene encoding seizure protein 6 homolog isoform X1: MRTAALLLLPSLLALLAHGLSSEAPTMGEGPAPGVKETDRELTAAPTPEQPDRGVHFVTTAPTLKLLNHHPLLEEFLQEGPERGEGQLRPALPFQPDPPTPFTASPLPRRANQDNRPVFTSPTPAVAAVPTQPRPREGPWSLESEAPGLRSTAPLPPGPVMAVPTPRPGDRPSTTPPSQAWTPTQEGPGDMGKPWLPKGVSQATGHGIEGTVATSTASGDDEETTTTSTIVTTTITTVQPPGPCSWNFSGPEGFLNSLMTPGSPSDVGLDCFYYISVYPGYGVEIKVQNISLQEGETLIVEGLGGPDPLPLANQSFLLRGQVIRSPTHQAALRFQSLPPPAGPGTFHFHYQAYLLSCRFPRRPPYGDVTVTSLHPGGSARFYCATGYQLRGARFLTCLNATQPFWDSKEPVCIAACGGVIRNATTGRIVSPGFPGNYSNNLTCHWLLEAPESQRLHLHFEKVSLAEDDDRLIIRNGDNVEAPPVYDSYEVEYLPIEGLLSSGRHFFVELSTDSSGAAAGMALRYEAFQQGHCYEPFVKYGNFSSSAPSYPVGATVEFSCDPGYTLEQGSIIIECVDPHDPQWNETEPACRAVCSGEITDSAGVVLSPNWPEPYGRGQDCIWGVHVEEDKRIMLDIRVLRIGPGDVLTFYDGDDLTARVLGQYSGPRGHFKLFTSMADVTIQFQSDPGTSVIGYQQGFVIHFFEVPRNDTCPELPEIPNGWKSPSQPELVHGTVVTYQCYPGYQVVGSSVLMCQWDLSWSEDLPSCQRVTSCHDPGDVEHSRRLVSNPKFPVAATVQYICDQGFVLTGSAILTCHDRQAGSPKWSDRAPKCLLEQLKPCHGLSAPENGARSPEKRLHPAGATIHFSCAPGYELKGQTSIKCVPGHPSHWSDPPPICRAASLDGFYNGRSLDVAKAPATSSALDATHMAAAIFLPLVAMVLLVGGVYLYFSRLQGKSPLQLPRTRPRPYNRITVESAFDNPTYETGSLSFAGDERI; encoded by the exons GACTGTCCTCAGAGGCCCCAACCATGGGAGAAGGGCCAGCCCCAGGCGTCAAGGAGACGGATAGAGAGCTCACTGCAGCCCCCACTCCTGAGCAGCCAGACCGAGGCGTGCACTTCGTCACCACAGCCCCTACCCTGAAACTGCTCAATCACCACCCGCTGCTGGAGGAATTCCTTCAAGAGGGACCCGAGAGGGGTGAGGGGCAACTGAGGCCGGCCCTGCCCTTTCAGCCTGACCCGCCTACGCCTTTCACTGCAAGCCCCCTTCCCCGCCGGGCCAACCAGGACAACCGTCCAGTCTTTACCAGCCCGACCCCGGCGGTGGCTGCAGTACCCACGCAGCCTCGGCCCAGGGAGGGACCTTGGAGTCTGGAATCAGAGGCCCCTGGGCTTCGTAGCACAGCTCCTCTCCCTCCCGGACCCGTGATGGCAGTACCCACCCCGCGCCCAGGGGACAGGCCCAGTACTACACCCCCCAGCCAAGCATGGACTCCAACCCAAGAGGGTCCTGGAGACATGGGCAAGCCGTGGCTTCCAAAGGGCGTATCTCAGGCCACAGGGCATGGGATTGAAGGGACCGTCGCCACCTCCACAGCTTCTGGGGACGATGAGGagaccaccaccacctccaccattgttaccaccaccatcaccacagtCCAGccaccag gcCCCTGTAGCTGGAATTTCTCAGGCCCAGAAGGCTTTCTGAACTCTCTTATGACCCCCGGCTCACCCTCTGATGTCGGCCTGGACTGTTTCTACTACATCTCTGTTTACCCTGGCTACGGCGTGGAGATCAAG GTCCAGAACATCAGCCTCCAGGAAGGGGAGACCCTAAttgtggagggcctgggggggCCTGACCCACTGCCCTTGGCCAACCAATCTTTTTTGCTGAGGGGCCAAGTCATCCGAAGCCCCACCCACCAAGCAGCCCTGAGGTTCCAGAGCCTTCCACCCCCTGCTGGGCCTGGCACTTTCCATTTCCACTACCAAG CCTATCTCCTGAGCTGCCGCTTTCCTCGACGTCCACCTTATGGAGATGTGACTGTCACCAGCCTCCACCCAGGAGGCAGTGCTCGCTTCTACTGTGCCACTGGCTACCAGCTGAGGGGTGCCAGGTTCCTCACCTGCCTCAATGCTACTCAGCCTTTCTGGGACTCCAAGGAACCTGTCTGCATTG CTGCCTGCGGCGGAGTGATCCGCAATGCCACCACTGGCCGCATCGTATCGCCGGGTTTCCCCGGCAACTACAGCAACAACCTCACCTGCCACTGGCTGCTGGAGGCTCCTGAGAGCCAACGCTTGCACTTGCACTTTGAGAAGGTCTCCCTGGCAGAGGATGATGACAG GCTTATCATCCGTAATGGAGACAACGTGGAAGCCCCGCCTGTGTATGACTCCTACGAGGTGGAATACTTGCCCATTGAGGGCCTGCTCAGCTCCGGCAGACACTTCTTTGTGGAGCTCAGTACTGATAGCAGCGGGGCAGCAGCGGGCATGGCTCTACGCTATGAGG CCTTCCAGCAGGGCCACTGCTATGAGCCCTTCGTCAAATACGGCAACTTCAGCAGCAGCGCTCCCTCCTACCCTGTGGGCGCCACTGTGGAGTTCAGCTGCGACCCTGGCTACACCCTGGAACAGGGTTCCATCATCATTGAGTGCGTTGACCCGCATGACCCCCAGTGGAACGAGACAGAGCCAGCCTGCCGAG CTGTGTGCAGCGGGGAGATCACAGACTCCGCGGGTGTGGTGCTGTCTCCAAACTGGCCGGAGCCTTACGGCAGAGGGCAGGACTGCATCTGGGGGGTGCACGTGGAGGAGGACAAGCGCATTATGTTGGACATTCGAGT GCTACGCATAGGGCCTGGAGATGTACTGACCTTCTACGATGGGGATGACTTGACAGCCCGGGTCCTGGGCCAGTACTCAGGGCCCCGCGGCCACTTCAAGCTCTTTACCTCCATGGCTGATGTCACCATCCAGTTCCAGTCAGATCCTGGGACTTCAGTGATAGGCTACCAGCAGGGATTTGTCATCCACTTCTTTG AGGTGCCCCGCAATGACACGTGTCCGGAGCTGCCTGAGATCCCCAATGGCTGGAAGAGCCCGTCACAGCCTGAGCTGGTACACGGCACTGTGGTCACTTATCAATGCTACCCTGGATACCAGGTGGTGGGATCCAGTGTACTCATGTGCCAGTGGGACCTAAGCTGGAGTGAGGACCTGCCCTCGTGCCAGAGGG TGACATCATGCCACGACCCAGGGGACGTAGAACACAGCCGACGTCTGGTATCCAATCCTAAATTTCCTGTGGCGGCCACTGTCCAGTACATCTGCGACCAGGGTTTTGTGCTGACAGGCAGTGCCATCCTCACCTGCCATGACCGCCAAGCTGGTAGCCCCAAGTGGAGCGACCGGGCCCCAAAATGTCTCT TGGAACAACTCAAGCCATGCCATGGCCTCAGTGCCCCTGAGAATGGTGCCCGCAGTCCTGAGAAGCGGCTACACCCGGCAGGGGCTACCATCCACTTCTCCTGTGCCCCTGGTTATGAGCTTAAGGGCCAGACCAGCATCAAGTGTGTGCCTGGCCACCCCTCACACTGGAGTGACCCTCCACCCATATGTAGGGCTG CCTCTCTGGATGGGTTCTACAACGGCCGTAGCCTGGATG TTGCCAAGGCACCTGCCACCTCCAGCGCCTTGGATGCTACCCACATGGCAGCTGCCATTTTTCTGCCCCTGGTGGCCATGGTGCTGCTGGTGGGAGGCGTGTACCTTTACTTCTCTAG GCTCCAGGGAAAAAGTCCCCTACAGCTACCCCGAACACGTCCTCGCCCCTATAATCGCATCACAGTGGAGTCAGCATTTGATAATCCAACTTATGAGACTGGA TCTCTTTCCTTTGCAGGAGATGAGAGAATATGA
- the Sez6 gene encoding seizure protein 6 homolog isoform X2, with protein sequence MRTAALLLLPSLLALLAHGLSSEAPTMGEGPAPGVKETDRELTAAPTPEQPDRGVHFVTTAPTLKLLNHHPLLEEFLQEGPERGEGQLRPALPFQPDPPTPFTASPLPRRANQDNRPVFTSPTPAVAAVPTQPRPREGPWSLESEAPGLRSTAPLPPGPVMAVPTPRPGDRPSTTPPSQAWTPTQEGPGDMGKPWLPKGVSQATGHGIEGTVATSTASGDDEETTTTSTIVTTTITTVQPPGPCSWNFSGPEGFLNSLMTPGSPSDVGLDCFYYISVYPGYGVEIKVQNISLQEGETLIVEGLGGPDPLPLANQSFLLRGQVIRSPTHQAALRFQSLPPPAGPGTFHFHYQAYLLSCRFPRRPPYGDVTVTSLHPGGSARFYCATGYQLRGARFLTCLNATQPFWDSKEPVCIAACGGVIRNATTGRIVSPGFPGNYSNNLTCHWLLEAPESQRLHLHFEKVSLAEDDDRLIIRNGDNVEAPPVYDSYEVEYLPIEGLLSSGRHFFVELSTDSSGAAAGMALRYEAFQQGHCYEPFVKYGNFSSSAPSYPVGATVEFSCDPGYTLEQGSIIIECVDPHDPQWNETEPACRAVCSGEITDSAGVVLSPNWPEPYGRGQDCIWGVHVEEDKRIMLDIRVLRIGPGDVLTFYDGDDLTARVLGQYSGPRGHFKLFTSMADVTIQFQSDPGTSVIGYQQGFVIHFFEVPRNDTCPELPEIPNGWKSPSQPELVHGTVVTYQCYPGYQVVGSSVLMCQWDLSWSEDLPSCQRVTSCHDPGDVEHSRRLVSNPKFPVAATVQYICDQGFVLTGSAILTCHDRQAGSPKWSDRAPKCLLEQLKPCHGLSAPENGARSPEKRLHPAGATIHFSCAPGYELKGQTSIKCVPGHPSHWSDPPPICRAASLDGFYNGRSLDVAKAPATSSALDATHMAAAIFLPLVAMVLLVGGVYLYFSRLQGKSPLQLPRTRPRPYNRITVESAFDNPTYETGEMREYEVSI encoded by the exons GACTGTCCTCAGAGGCCCCAACCATGGGAGAAGGGCCAGCCCCAGGCGTCAAGGAGACGGATAGAGAGCTCACTGCAGCCCCCACTCCTGAGCAGCCAGACCGAGGCGTGCACTTCGTCACCACAGCCCCTACCCTGAAACTGCTCAATCACCACCCGCTGCTGGAGGAATTCCTTCAAGAGGGACCCGAGAGGGGTGAGGGGCAACTGAGGCCGGCCCTGCCCTTTCAGCCTGACCCGCCTACGCCTTTCACTGCAAGCCCCCTTCCCCGCCGGGCCAACCAGGACAACCGTCCAGTCTTTACCAGCCCGACCCCGGCGGTGGCTGCAGTACCCACGCAGCCTCGGCCCAGGGAGGGACCTTGGAGTCTGGAATCAGAGGCCCCTGGGCTTCGTAGCACAGCTCCTCTCCCTCCCGGACCCGTGATGGCAGTACCCACCCCGCGCCCAGGGGACAGGCCCAGTACTACACCCCCCAGCCAAGCATGGACTCCAACCCAAGAGGGTCCTGGAGACATGGGCAAGCCGTGGCTTCCAAAGGGCGTATCTCAGGCCACAGGGCATGGGATTGAAGGGACCGTCGCCACCTCCACAGCTTCTGGGGACGATGAGGagaccaccaccacctccaccattgttaccaccaccatcaccacagtCCAGccaccag gcCCCTGTAGCTGGAATTTCTCAGGCCCAGAAGGCTTTCTGAACTCTCTTATGACCCCCGGCTCACCCTCTGATGTCGGCCTGGACTGTTTCTACTACATCTCTGTTTACCCTGGCTACGGCGTGGAGATCAAG GTCCAGAACATCAGCCTCCAGGAAGGGGAGACCCTAAttgtggagggcctgggggggCCTGACCCACTGCCCTTGGCCAACCAATCTTTTTTGCTGAGGGGCCAAGTCATCCGAAGCCCCACCCACCAAGCAGCCCTGAGGTTCCAGAGCCTTCCACCCCCTGCTGGGCCTGGCACTTTCCATTTCCACTACCAAG CCTATCTCCTGAGCTGCCGCTTTCCTCGACGTCCACCTTATGGAGATGTGACTGTCACCAGCCTCCACCCAGGAGGCAGTGCTCGCTTCTACTGTGCCACTGGCTACCAGCTGAGGGGTGCCAGGTTCCTCACCTGCCTCAATGCTACTCAGCCTTTCTGGGACTCCAAGGAACCTGTCTGCATTG CTGCCTGCGGCGGAGTGATCCGCAATGCCACCACTGGCCGCATCGTATCGCCGGGTTTCCCCGGCAACTACAGCAACAACCTCACCTGCCACTGGCTGCTGGAGGCTCCTGAGAGCCAACGCTTGCACTTGCACTTTGAGAAGGTCTCCCTGGCAGAGGATGATGACAG GCTTATCATCCGTAATGGAGACAACGTGGAAGCCCCGCCTGTGTATGACTCCTACGAGGTGGAATACTTGCCCATTGAGGGCCTGCTCAGCTCCGGCAGACACTTCTTTGTGGAGCTCAGTACTGATAGCAGCGGGGCAGCAGCGGGCATGGCTCTACGCTATGAGG CCTTCCAGCAGGGCCACTGCTATGAGCCCTTCGTCAAATACGGCAACTTCAGCAGCAGCGCTCCCTCCTACCCTGTGGGCGCCACTGTGGAGTTCAGCTGCGACCCTGGCTACACCCTGGAACAGGGTTCCATCATCATTGAGTGCGTTGACCCGCATGACCCCCAGTGGAACGAGACAGAGCCAGCCTGCCGAG CTGTGTGCAGCGGGGAGATCACAGACTCCGCGGGTGTGGTGCTGTCTCCAAACTGGCCGGAGCCTTACGGCAGAGGGCAGGACTGCATCTGGGGGGTGCACGTGGAGGAGGACAAGCGCATTATGTTGGACATTCGAGT GCTACGCATAGGGCCTGGAGATGTACTGACCTTCTACGATGGGGATGACTTGACAGCCCGGGTCCTGGGCCAGTACTCAGGGCCCCGCGGCCACTTCAAGCTCTTTACCTCCATGGCTGATGTCACCATCCAGTTCCAGTCAGATCCTGGGACTTCAGTGATAGGCTACCAGCAGGGATTTGTCATCCACTTCTTTG AGGTGCCCCGCAATGACACGTGTCCGGAGCTGCCTGAGATCCCCAATGGCTGGAAGAGCCCGTCACAGCCTGAGCTGGTACACGGCACTGTGGTCACTTATCAATGCTACCCTGGATACCAGGTGGTGGGATCCAGTGTACTCATGTGCCAGTGGGACCTAAGCTGGAGTGAGGACCTGCCCTCGTGCCAGAGGG TGACATCATGCCACGACCCAGGGGACGTAGAACACAGCCGACGTCTGGTATCCAATCCTAAATTTCCTGTGGCGGCCACTGTCCAGTACATCTGCGACCAGGGTTTTGTGCTGACAGGCAGTGCCATCCTCACCTGCCATGACCGCCAAGCTGGTAGCCCCAAGTGGAGCGACCGGGCCCCAAAATGTCTCT TGGAACAACTCAAGCCATGCCATGGCCTCAGTGCCCCTGAGAATGGTGCCCGCAGTCCTGAGAAGCGGCTACACCCGGCAGGGGCTACCATCCACTTCTCCTGTGCCCCTGGTTATGAGCTTAAGGGCCAGACCAGCATCAAGTGTGTGCCTGGCCACCCCTCACACTGGAGTGACCCTCCACCCATATGTAGGGCTG CCTCTCTGGATGGGTTCTACAACGGCCGTAGCCTGGATG TTGCCAAGGCACCTGCCACCTCCAGCGCCTTGGATGCTACCCACATGGCAGCTGCCATTTTTCTGCCCCTGGTGGCCATGGTGCTGCTGGTGGGAGGCGTGTACCTTTACTTCTCTAG GCTCCAGGGAAAAAGTCCCCTACAGCTACCCCGAACACGTCCTCGCCCCTATAATCGCATCACAGTGGAGTCAGCATTTGATAATCCAACTTATGAGACTGGA GAGATGAGAGAATATGAAGTCTCCATCTAG